The Thermanaerothrix sp. DNA segment TACCTTTGTCCGAGGAACCGGAAGCCCCATGAGAAGGGCCGACTGTTCAGAACCACCGATAGCATACACAGTCCTACCAAAGCGGGTATAGCGGAGGAGCCACCATCCCAACAGAGCCCACAGTACAAAAATGAACACATTTACCGAAATAAAATCTCCTGTCGGCAATTCCAAAGCGGCCATACTCACGGTCCGGTACCATTCATTTTCAATATTGATGGTATCAATACTGATCAAGTAACAGGCCCCTCGGGCAAAAAACATTCCCGCCAAAGTAGCAATAAAAGGCTGAATTTTAAAATACTGGATCATTATTCCCTGAAAGCCACCGATCGCGCTAGAAGCAAGCAACACAAGAGGAATTACTAGAGCAGGAGAAAATCCTTTCTGCAACAGATCCGCCGAAAGCATGGTCGTAAGGGCCACTACCGATCCTACCGACAAATCTATGCCTCCCGAAATAATCACAAAGGTCATCCCCACTGCGGCGATACCGAGAAAAGCATTATCGATAAAAAGATTTATAAACACCTGCAACGAAAAAAAGTTGGTGTATGCCAGTGATCCTGCCCCATACATTACCATAAAAAGGCCAAGCGTAATAAGGAGGGGAAGATTCTTCTGCCTCATGATTGTACCTCCCGCCAATACACCTTTTTCCCTAGAGGGGCTCCCCATCGTATAGCAATGTTCATTTGAAGATTTCTCTGGTGCCAAAACCATAAAAGCCGCTCATGGTTCCTCTTATTTTTTTTCATATACCGCTCCTTGTGGTAAGATGCGCCAATCTGCGAGATCCACTCCGGAATAAAGAACGGAAATTTTCTGATTGAATCATAGAAACGAGAAAAACCACCATCGATTTAATAACGAGGTTTACCTGCGGTGGTACTCCAATCGAATAGATGGTAGTCGTAAGGGTCTGAATGATAATTGCTCCCAGTACTGAGCCCGCCAGATTAAATTTTCCCCCATTAAGAGAGGTGCCACCGATGACTACGGCCAGAATAGCATCCAGGTCAAAGAGATCTCCCGCATTGTTCCCATCGGCACTTTTTACATTAGAACTCACGAGGAGCCCCGAAACACCCGCACAGAAGGAACAAAAAGCATAGGACCACAAAAGAATCCGTTCTTCCCTGATTCCCGAGTAACGACTCGCTGTACGGTTGGAACCAATTGCTTCGATAAAAAGCCCTAACGCTGTTTTTCTGGTAACAAGAACCACCACTCCCAGCACAAAGGCGAGGATATAGAGGGAAAAGGGTATACCAAGGAGGGTGCCATTCCCAATAAAATAGTAGGGTTTATAATAAATGGTGATAATCTGGCCATTGGTAATCAATTGAGCAATACCCCGCCCAGCAACCATAAGAACGAGGGTTGCCACAATAGGTTGAATCCGCAAACGGGACACAAGGAAACCATTCCACAAACCGATCACCGTAGAAACAAGGAGAGCCATCACGATGGCTACACCCATGGGAGTACGGGTTACAAGG contains these protein-coding regions:
- a CDS encoding ABC transporter permease, whose amino-acid sequence is GLTLVIATGGIDISVGSVVAISGAIAAYLIGGELILEGSEQILVTRTPMGVAIVMALLVSTVIGLWNGFLVSRLRIQPIVATLVLMVAGRGIAQLITNGQIITIYYKPYYFIGNGTLLGIPFSLYILAFVLGVVVLVTRKTALGLFIEAIGSNRTASRYSGIREERILLWSYAFCSFCAGVSGLLVSSNVKSADGNNAGDLFDLDAILAVVIGGTSLNGGKFNLAGSVLGAIIIQTLTTTIYSIGVPPQVNLVIKSMVVFLVSMIQSENFRSLFRSGSRRLAHLTTRSGI